From Paenibacillus sp. PK3_47, the proteins below share one genomic window:
- a CDS encoding ketoacyl-ACP synthase III, protein MTGAKITAIGSYVPARRLTNNDLEQMVETNDEWIVQRTGIRERRISRDNEYTSDLCVAAAEDMLRRYGKSADDIDMVLVATSTPDFSFPSTASIIQHRLGIPLTAGAFDLSAACAGFVYALHTAHAYIRSGLHRKVLVVGADALSKITDYSDRSTCILFGDGAGAVLVEQDDREDHFLGFHLGSDGGGGHHVYRSGLSRTVNGMELADTGMLVQNGREVFRWAVRTVPQGVQQVLANAGAELAQVDWFIPHSANLRMIEPVCERMNYPLEQALYSLEYFGNTSAASIPLALDLGIREGKVQNGQKILLYGFGAGLTHAGQLLKLSLDPAAALPAPL, encoded by the coding sequence CGGAGATTAACCAATAATGACTTGGAGCAGATGGTGGAGACCAATGATGAATGGATTGTCCAGCGGACCGGCATCCGGGAGCGGAGAATCAGCCGTGACAATGAATACACCAGTGATCTGTGTGTTGCTGCCGCAGAGGATATGCTGAGACGGTATGGTAAATCTGCAGATGATATTGATATGGTGCTTGTGGCTACAAGCACGCCTGACTTTTCGTTTCCCTCTACAGCATCCATTATTCAGCACCGGCTGGGGATTCCGCTGACTGCGGGAGCTTTTGACCTGAGTGCTGCCTGCGCCGGCTTTGTCTACGCTCTGCATACTGCCCATGCATATATCCGGTCAGGCTTGCACCGTAAAGTGCTCGTTGTCGGTGCGGATGCGCTCTCCAAAATTACAGATTACAGCGACCGCAGCACCTGCATTTTGTTTGGCGATGGGGCAGGGGCCGTGCTTGTGGAGCAGGATGATCGGGAGGATCACTTCCTGGGGTTCCATCTGGGGAGTGACGGCGGCGGCGGACATCATGTGTACCGGAGCGGCTTGTCCCGGACGGTCAATGGCATGGAACTGGCGGATACAGGCATGCTGGTGCAGAATGGCCGGGAAGTGTTCCGCTGGGCGGTGAGAACGGTACCTCAGGGTGTGCAGCAGGTGCTGGCGAATGCCGGGGCGGAGCTGGCGCAGGTCGACTGGTTTATTCCGCACAGTGCCAACCTCCGGATGATTGAACCGGTCTGTGAGCGGATGAACTATCCGCTGGAGCAGGCGTTATACAGCCTGGAGTATTTCGGCAATACCTCTGCGGCCAGCATTCCGCTTGCACTCGATCTGGGCATCCGGGAAGGAAAAGTGCAGAATGGACAAAAGATTCTCCTGTACGGATTTGGTGCCGGATTGACGCATGCAGGCCAGCTTCTTAAGCTGTCATTAGATCCAGCGGCTGCGCTTCCTGCCCCTCTTTAA